In the genome of Peromyscus eremicus chromosome 1, PerEre_H2_v1, whole genome shotgun sequence, the window GCCTCATCCGTCCCACCTCCCTCCAGAGCGATGTGAGACTTTCCTGGAGCTGTGGGGGAACGCGCTCCTACGACCCTCGGTAGCTGCCTTTGTGCGCACCCAGTCTAGCCGCCTGGCCCATCTGGTGCCTGAACCGGATCGCCTGGAGGAGCAAGTACCCTGGCTCAGCCTCCGGCCTCTCAAGGTGCCAGATCTACCCGCCTCTGGGCTGGAGCGAGCATGGCCTGGAATTGGGTGGATGCAAAAGAGTGGAAATGAGTGGTTCAGAGGAATTGAGGGGCTGGAGCAGGCTGGTGTGTGGAGGTCCCAAGCCCACCTCTGTGACTCCTACTATTGGGGCGCAGGGTTAGGGAAGCCTTTGctctctgagtctctctctctctctctctctctctctctctctctctctctctcatccccatAATCATTCTCACGTAATGGAATTGACGGGAACCCTCCCTGTatctctggctctctctctctccatgcgtCCCTGGCTGTGCAGTTCCGCGAGCGGGATGCCCTGGAGGCCGTGTTCCGCTTCTGGTCAGGTGGGGAGAAGGGACCTGAGGTCTTCCCCATGAGTCGCCTTTGGGACTCGAGGCTGCGCCACTACCTGGGTTCTCGCTACGATGCCCGGCGTGGTGTTGCCGACTGGGACCTGCGCATGAAGCTGCAGGATCGAGGGGTGAGGAGGCCTTGGAGCAGGTGGCCAGCGTCTGAGTCCTGAATGACGCAAGAGGGCTGGGACTTTGCCCCCGggtctgagggagggagggaggctggagtCTGGATTcctggtctgagggaggagggctgggaccTGGACTCCTGGGTCtgaggaaagagggctggggttgCACCCCTGAGTCTGAGGGAGGAGGTAGAGGTATAGAGATGGGGTTCCTATACCAGATTCATCAGGGCCTTCTTTCCCACCCTCTATTCCAGGCCCAAGTCATCCACATCCAGGAATTCCGACGCTGGCGGGACACAGGTGTtgcctttgaactcagagacGCCAGTGCTTACCACGTGCCCAACAGGACCCTGGCGTCGGGTCGCCTCCTGAGCCACGTGCGTGTCTACTCCCAGCCTTGCTCTGCGTCTTTTATTTCAACCTACGAGCCAAGGTCCCCAATTTGGACCTCACCTGCGATCTAACCACCACCCCCCTTTATTTTTTCCAGCGTGGGGAACGCGTGGCAGCGCGCGGGTACTGGGGGGACATCGCCACGGGCCCCTTTGTGGCTTTTGGCATCGAGGCGGACGACCAGAGCCTTTTGCGGACGAGTAACGGACAACCGGTCAAGGTGTGTGGCCGGTCCAAGGAGCAAGTTCCTGCCCTCCGCCTTCCAAGCCCTGCCCCTTCCACCAAGCCCCGCCCACGCTCTTCGGTCCGGTGTCTCCAAGTAACAGGCTCTGTCCCCAACCTCTGGGGCCCCACTTGGGAGCGCTACGATCCAGTCCTCTTACTCTGTCCCAAACCCAGCCCTGGAAAAGCGAGAAGGAATTCTAGTTCGGGGCTAGCTGTCACCTGTGCAGAGTGAGCCCCGCCCCAGCCAATCGATCCCACCCCCTAAGGCTCCCAGCCTAACATCGGGCCCCTCCCCTTTGCTCCTGTGCAGACTGCGAGCGACATCACGCTGCACAATGTTACAGAGCTGTTCAGAGAAGTGGCCGCCTGGAGGGGCCCGAGAGCCATCCAGGGGTACCTGGAGGAGACGAAGTCGCCGGAGCCGGACGGTAGAGAGCCAACAGCTGCAAGCTGTTTGTTCCCAAGTTTGGATGGAGCTAATTTGGGATACCTGGGCCTCTAGTTGGCgtttattctctttttctctcttgcccTCCCTCCCTAAGTCCTGGCGCCATCAGTAGGAGAATTCTCAGTCCTCTATAGAGGTCTCACTGGGAACTGTCTAGAATCCCTGCCTAGACACCCTCCCCACATGGATTCTTGCTCTCCCTTCTTTATTCCATTCCCTAACTCTCTCCTCCCTCGGCGTCTGTTCCTCTGTTCGAAAGGAGTCTCTGCCTCGTGGGCCCACCTCCCCAGATTTGCAGGAATCCAGCTCAGAGACAGGGTGAAAAAGGGGGCTTGTAGAAGGACAAGGAAGGTCAAGGTcgacaagatagctcagcagggagaagggcttgCCCTCAGAGCTTTGCAACCCAAGTCTGGTCCCTGGGACGGAAGTAAATGTGGAAGGAGAGGGctgactccataaagttgtcACCCGACCTTTCACACGCACACTGTGGAACACATGATcaccaaaaaataattttaaagaaaaagccaagaaagccaGGCGTGGCCGTGCGTGACTGCcgtcccagtattcaggaggctggggcaggaggaaatGCCTGCTGTTTGTTACAGTGCCAGACATCTTCAGCTACaagatgagaacctgtctccaaacaaaaaacaaaagtagagAACAAGGGTCGTCCAATGTTTATTTGTCTGACCACTTGTGTGTGCCTTTTTTACTATCTCCCTTAAGATTCAtagttatttatatgtgtatgcacacgcaCGCGTAGGCTCCTGCAGAGACCACAAGAGGGCGCCATCTCCTTAGAAACGACTTAGAGGTGGTTAAAAGGAGTCCGACATGGGTTTTGGTGCTGGGCACCAAACTCGTGGTCTCTAAAGAGTAGCACGCTCTCTTAGCaggtaagccatctctccagccccagaactgacctttttcttctcttgcagCGCCTACTCAAGAACCCTTTACTATGCACTTTCTGCCTCTGGATTCTTCGCAGACTCTCCACCATAAGACCTGCTACAAGGGCCGGTTCCAGCTGCTCTACGTAGCCTGTGGGTAAGTGGGACACAAGGTGCTCATAGAGACCTAGGATTGGGCCCGGTTTCTTCTTTCTCGGGACCTGGAGACTTCAGCTTCGCAATCTCCACCGTCTCTGGGCCTTCGTCCCCACCTGTGTATCTCAACTCCTAGCCTTTTCTCTCCACAGGATGGTCCATCTTCTCAGCCCTGAGCTTGCGGCTTGTGTGGCCCCTGGAGGGAACCTCGTTGTGGAATTAGCTCGGTGAGCCAGAGGAGCGGGGTGGGAAGGTCCCAGCTGGGCCGAAAGCCCAGTctcctcacatgcagtttcctgaaCTAGGTACTTGGTGGACCTGAGACCCAAGGAGTTGAAGGCGTTTTCTGACCGTGTCGGGGAGATAGCGCGGGCCGCAGGGTTCGCCCCTCATACTGGAGCCATCCCCTCGGAGACCTTTGCACGCTTCTACAAGTTAGGGGACTCAACTCGGGGTGGTGGAGACTCAGCTGTGGAATCTGGACCTGCGCCCTGCAAAGTCCTAGCCCCTCCTCTAGAAGCGATGAGCCCACTCCAGGCTGACCAGGCCCCTCTTCTAGAAGCGATGAGCCCAccccaggctgagcaagcccctCCTCTAGAAGCACTGAGCCCACCCCAGGCTGACCAGGCCCCTCCTCTAGAAGCGATGAGCCCACCCCAGGCTGACCAGGCCCCTCCTCTAGAAGCACTGAGCCCACCCCAGGCTGACCAGGCCCCTCCTCTGAAAGCAATGAGCCCACCCCAGGCTGACCAGGCTCTTCCTCTAGAATCAATCGGCCTGCCCCAGTCTGACCTAGCCCCCCTCGGGAAGTGATAAATCCACCCGCGGCAATGTCCACGGTGAATGCACCTCCAAAACCCAGAGACCAAGTTAACCACTAAAGCAGGCCCCAGGATTGACAGCAGCTCATATAACCAACCCTCAGCCCACCGCTGGCTGGAATGAGGTTTTACTCTGCGTTCTTTCTCAACCCCAGTGATATAACTAGAATTTGAGAttactttcctggaactctcagcTCTACGATTTGGGTGCGGGGTGCGGAGTGTGTGTCCTAGACTGTTCTCTGAGTTATCCCAAGGCTAATTGCAGGCTGGAGGCACAAGCCTGGGTTCCAGGTCCTCCCCTTTGCCTTGGGCCTTTCTCTCCTGACATGCTACTGTTGGGAGGGCCAGGgacatctccccccccccctacaTGTGGTTCAAATAAAGAGTGCAGGGtcacctctgtgtgtctgtcctcagTCGGTGTCCAGTGCCAGGAGAAAGTGGGGGCAGTAGAAGCCCCATTGGTGAACTCGGTTTTGTTTCACAACCTGGGGTCCTACACATGAACGTTCAAATTAAACACGCCAGGGGTAATGAAACTGACCGAAAATTGGAGGTGACAGGAAACTGTAGGTCTCTGAAAGACTGCAGTTTAGTGAGGGGCCAGGTCCTGGACCCCTAGGtgtgagggaggaaaagaggggcCTGGATTTCTGGGTGTGAACAAGGGGAGCTGAAGCCTGGATCCTGGGCTTTGAGAGAAGAGGGAGCTGGCTTCCAGATTTTCCCGAGTCTGATGGAGGAGGGTGTTGGGGCGCCAGAGTCAGAAAGAGGAGGGGTGTGGATCTCTTGGTCCTCCAACTGGGGCTTTGCACACTCCACCCCTCACACCGTTATCTCCGTCCTGGGCAGGGGAGGAGCCAGCAGTATATTTAGTCTTTGTCCTCGCCCCTTATCTCAGTGTCCTCTTCGAGGCTTGAGCAGCCTAGAGGGGACCCAACCTCTAGAGACCTCCAAGGTCACCGGGGACACCCCTCCAGGACCCTCCAGGAACCTCTGATCCCTTTCTCTGCCTCGGGGGATCAGCATGGCAGACGAGTAAGTGAATCTTggggacctgggactggagtcCCCATGGAACGGGGATAGGCGCGATCTGTCTTCAGGGGCCATGCCAGGGCGCAACTTGGTTGGACACTTGGCCTGAGATGGTAGAATGTAAGGGTGGTTGGATTTCTGGGTGGAAATGAGGTGAGGATTTGAGAATCAGACTCCTGGGGTCCAAAGGAGTGGAAGCTAGTAGCCCCAACCTCTTGGTCAGGGGGACCCCCGTCCTTGATCGCCTCTTCACGGTTTCTCTCCCTTCAGGAGCAGCGATGCGGTGAGCGCCCTGAGCTAAGAAGTGGAGCAGGAAACCCGGAGCGGGCGCTGTAGCGGACTGGGACGCAGTGGGCGGGGGAGCCTGCAGCTATCGGTGAGGGTGCGGGGAAGGCCAAGGTGGAAGGGTTTGGGTCGTGACTGTAGTCTGCTCCACCTCCCCAGCCGCCACCAGCCCCTGTCCGACGCCGCTCCTCTGCCAACTACCGAGCCTATGCCACCGAACCACACGCCAAGGTGGGACGGGGTCCTAGAGGGCGGGGCCACCGCTGGGCGGGGCTTCAGGGTTCAGAATCCTCAGGGACCCTAGGAGGGGCGGCGCCAAGGCCTTGGTAGGCGTGGCCGCACTCCGGTGGTGGGTGGAGCCCGATGGGGGGGAGGCAGAATTTCGGAAAGGTGCAGGTTAGGCTTGGTGACAGCTGCCTGTGGGCAGAAGTCCGCTGCCCACAGCAAGGCCTAGGCGATGGGGTGGGGAGCGGTGGATAGATAGCCCAAGCTTCCGGTGGACTCAGCGTTCAGTAGTTGAAGAATGGGTGGCCCAAATGTACGCGTACTCGGGTGGGAGGTGGTGCCTTGCAGCCCcgcccagtgtcctcttctggacctCTCGCCGGCTGACCTTTTTCCGTGTCACCCTGGCAGAAAAAGTCGAAGATCTCCGCCTCGAGGAAGCTTCAGCTGAAGGTGATGATGTGCTGGGAGGGGCATGGCCTTGGTGGGCGGAGCTTTTCTGGGCGTGGTCTCATTTGGGAGTGTGTCTTtaccctccccccgccccccccccacacgcatgcacgcacgcacgctcacACACGCGCGCGCAGGAACGAGACAGAGTTTTTGAGTAAAAGACACCAACTTGGatgttctgtctctctggaaGATGGAGGGAAGTTTTTCATTCCTATGCTTTTGGGGGACGCTGTTGTCTGCTTCACCCATTCCGCAGACTCTGATGCTGCAGATTGCAAAGCAGGAGATGGAACGTGAGGCAGAGGAGCGGCGTGGAGAGAAAGGGCGCGTTCTGAGCACTCGTTGTCAGCCTTTGGAGCTGGATGGGCTGGGCTTTGAAGAGCTTCAGGTACCAGCTCACAAAGCAGGGATTCTTGCCGAGCCTGGGGCCGAGCCGAGCCTGGGGCCCGTCTCTGGTCTGGCCAACCTTGGGTATCAGGAGCATAAAGCACAGTCTCCCGTCCAGCTCGGGATCTGCAGTCCTTATGCCAAGCAATACAGACAGTCCTACAACATCAAAAACCCAGTGTGTTGCTCCAGCCGTTGCCTGCCAAGTCTCAGGATTCTTGGTTCCTAGCCACATTTCTTTAAGTTTCCTGGAGTCCGGATTCCAGTCTCGCTTCCTTTCAGCCCCTCTTTCCTCAGGTTCAGGAGTCCAGATCTCAGCACTTCTCTCTCAAACTCAGGGATGTGGAGCCCaggcctcctccctcagacccagggacCTAGATCCAAGACCTCCTCCCTCAGGCCAGGGAACCCAGTCTCCAGTCTCCCTCTCAACACACATGCATTTCTTCATCAGGACTTATGCCGGCAGCTCCATGCTCGGGTGGACAAAGTGGATGAAGAGAGATACGATGTGGAAGCAAAAGTCACCAAAAACATCACCGAGGTGGGGACCTTGGGGAAGTCTGGGCACCTACGCAGTAGACTGAGATCTCCAGGTCTGTCCCTTCAGGCTGAGGGCTCCGGCCGCTTGTGCTTGATGGAATTAGTGGTGCGGCTGCACCGGGGCAAAGGAAGCTGTTTTGGCAGAGAGACCGCACATGCAAGGCGGAGCCTGGGTGGTGGCATAAACAGGTCTGTGGAGAAGTGTGACTCGAGCATTGAGTAGTAGTAAATGAGTCATGGTCTGCACATTGCTGGGCTGGGCTGTGTTAGAAACTTTGACGGATGGGGCCCAAGGAGCATCCAGAAGTCAGAGCTGGAAGAGAGGCAGAAGTTTAGATACTGAAGGCAAGGTAGGGGGGAATAAGGGGGACTTGTAGGTTAGAAGAGTTGTGTGGGAAGGAAGCAGAGGTAAGGGGGGGTCTCCATTTCCCCCATATGGTCACCCCCAGATCGCAGATCTGACCCAGAAGATCTATGACCTGCGTGGCAAGTTCAAGCGGCCCACTCTGCGAAGAGTGAGGATCTCTGCAGACGCCATGATGCAGGCATTGTTGGGGACCCGGGCCAAGGAGTCCTTGGACCTGAGGGCCCACCTCAAGCAGGTGAAGAAGGAAGACATTGAGAAGGTGAGTGTGGGCGAGGGTGAGGAGAAGGATGCTTGAGAGGGTCTGAGCAGCCACAACCATAATAAGGCCCAGACAAAGAGATGTTCTTGGGGTTCTCCTGAGAAGCAACTGATGAAGGGAACTCAAGACGTCAAAAGGGAAGACAGTGCATTAGGAGAGAGGAAGTAGCAAAGGGCAGGAAGTACCCGGAGACTGGAGGCGCTCGGGGAAGAATAGGGGTGCCCGGGGGAGACTGGAAGTGCCCGGGAGAGAGACTGGAAGTGCCGCGGGGAGAATGGAGGCGCCCAGGGGAGAGTGGGGGTGCCCGGGGGGGGGATACTGGAGGCGCCCAGGAGAGGCTGGAGGTGCCGCGGGGAGACTGGAGGTGCCCGGGAGAGACTGGAGGTGCCCGGGAGAGACTGGAGGTGCCCGGGGGAGACTGGAGGTGCCCGGGGGAGACTGGAGGCGCCTGGGGGAGACTGGAGGTGCCCCGGGGAGAATGGAGGCGCCCGGGGGAGAGTGGGGGTGCCCAGGAGAGACTGGAGGGGCCCGGGGGAGACTGGAGGCGCCTGGGGGAGACTGGAGGGGCCCGGGAGAGACTGGAGGTGCCCGGGAGAGACTAGAGGCGCCCGGGAGAGACTGGAGGTGCCTGGGAGAGACTGGAGGTGCCGGGAGAGACTGGAGGTGCCCGGGGGAGAGTGGAGGCATCTGGGAGAGACAAGAAGTACATAGTGGAGACAGGAAATGCATCGGGGAGACAAGAAGTACATGGGGGTGACTAGAGGTGTATGGGGGAAAAGTGAGGTGCAAGGAAGTTGGCCTGATTGTCTAAGGGGCCAAGAAGCGCTCTAGAACCAGATTCTTGGACAGGCATTCAGCATAGAGTGGTCTAGCAGgctagaaggcagagagag includes:
- the Dnaaf3 gene encoding LOW QUALITY PROTEIN: dynein axonemal assembly factor 3 (The sequence of the model RefSeq protein was modified relative to this genomic sequence to represent the inferred CDS: inserted 1 base in 1 codon) gives rise to the protein MTTPAGSGAGFGSVSWWGLSPALDLQAESPPVDPESLAETEHKIPELDVLLLGSVDGRHMLRTLSRAALWPRRRFNFYVLENNLEAVARHMLIFSLALEEPEKMGLQERCETFLELWGNALLRPSVAAFVRTQSSRLAHLVPEPDRLEEQVPWLSLRPLKFRERDALEAVFRFWSGGEKGPEVFPMSRLWDSRLRHYLGSRYDARRGVADWDLRMKLQDRGAQVIHIQEFRRWRDTGVAFELRDASAYHVPNRTLASGRLLSHRGERVAARGYWGDIATGPFVAFGIEADDQSLLRTSNGQPVKTASDITLHNVTELFREVAAWRGPRAIQGYLEETKSPEPDAPTQEPFTMHFLPLDSSQTLHHKTCYKGRFQLLYVACGMVHLLSPELAACVAPGGNLVVELARYLVDLRPKELKAFSDRVGEIARAAGFAPHTGAIPSETFARFYKLGDSTRGGGDSAVESGPAPCKVLAPPLEAMSPLQADQAPLLEAMSPPQAEQAPPLEALSPPQADQAPPLEAMSPPQADQAPPLEALSPPQADQAPPLKAMSPPQADQALPLESIGLPQSDLAXPREVINPPAAMSTVNAPPKPRDQVNH
- the Tnni3 gene encoding troponin I, cardiac muscle isoform X2, which gives rise to MGGPNKKSKISASRKLQLKTLMLQIAKQEMEREAEERRGEKGRVLSTRCQPLELDGLGFEELQDLCRQLHARVDKVDEERYDVEAKVTKNITEIADLTQKIYDLRGKFKRPTLRRVRISADAMMQALLGTRAKESLDLRAHLKQVKKEDIEKENREVGDWRKNIDALSGMEGRKKKFEG
- the Tnni3 gene encoding troponin I, cardiac muscle isoform X1; this translates as MEGSFSFLCFWGTLLSASPIPQTLMLQIAKQEMEREAEERRGEKGRVLSTRCQPLELDGLGFEELQDLCRQLHARVDKVDEERYDVEAKVTKNITEIADLTQKIYDLRGKFKRPTLRRVRISADAMMQALLGTRAKESLDLRAHLKQVKKEDIEKENREVGDWRKNIDALSGMEGRKKKFEG
- the Tnni3 gene encoding troponin I, cardiac muscle isoform X3, producing MLQIAKQEMEREAEERRGEKGRVLSTRCQPLELDGLGFEELQDLCRQLHARVDKVDEERYDVEAKVTKNITEIADLTQKIYDLRGKFKRPTLRRVRISADAMMQALLGTRAKESLDLRAHLKQVKKEDIEKENREVGDWRKNIDALSGMEGRKKKFEG